A portion of the Candidatus Limnocylindrales bacterium genome contains these proteins:
- a CDS encoding circularly permuted type 2 ATP-grasp protein, whose product MSTVGLSENPAGADPEAGRSPLLAAYGRPERAPARDQTDRAPARDQTNRASESDQQEAVFDEVLDSTGQVRPHYAGLVAELDDLGEAELGRRSEAGRRISHEQGVAYNVYGEPRGSERAWELDPVPFLISSAEWTALEKALVQRATLLNRILADCYGSQQLLRSSWLPPALVFAQPDFLRPLHDVRVPRDTFLHFYAADLARSPDGQWWVTSDRTQVPTGAGYALANRMVTSRILPEAFRNCAVQRLAGFFREVQRTLAELAPRGNENPRVVLLTPGPYNDTYFEQTWLARYLGYSLVEGQDLTVRDDRVYLKTLGGLEPVDVILRRVDDDFCDPLELRNESVLGVPGLVEALRAGNVTVANALGSGLVQSPAFMGFLPGLCRHLLGEELALPSVATWWCGQKDAGEYVLEHLDEVVVKSTFRSSLPGSRIGGEMTPDEREALRQRILFQPHLFVGQERVPLATAPSWNGTSVQPRPVALRVYLVATQDGYAVMPGGLARVTPEVAGRLISTQIGSSSKDTWVISDAPVQARSLLQVARDEDIELRRVGNNLPSRLADNYYWLGRYGERSDATARLLRAALLRFSLESARDVGPLLSLIQPVLETLTAQDQLPGLRENPLLRDDPEGLEAELLATIFDAERKGSLMSLADQLQKLVILVRDRSSNDLWRVLRTLDDGLAPAAAAAGPMLAGDAVRVLNHVILGIAAFHGLARENMTRAQGWRFLDIGVRIERAMYLSTFLASALQSPEAENPSVLETVLEVADCTITYRSRYNLLPNIAAVYDLVMLDDTNPRSLFFQLNSILRHLEKLPRARESALPSAADRILIASLSRLQLLDPRPLARMAGAWHESETGQLLRDILIELPRFSDLIAVSYFAHSEISHAGWASRRSGAGESIVSQIASMARNEGRTPGTVL is encoded by the coding sequence GTGAGCACGGTCGGTCTCAGCGAGAATCCTGCAGGCGCCGATCCGGAGGCGGGCCGGTCACCGCTTCTTGCTGCCTACGGGCGCCCAGAGCGCGCGCCAGCGCGCGATCAGACAGACCGCGCGCCAGCGCGCGATCAGACAAACCGCGCGTCAGAGAGCGATCAGCAGGAAGCCGTTTTCGACGAAGTGCTCGACAGCACGGGACAGGTGCGCCCGCACTACGCGGGCCTCGTCGCCGAGCTCGACGATCTCGGCGAAGCCGAGCTCGGCCGCCGCTCCGAAGCGGGCCGGCGCATCAGCCACGAGCAGGGCGTCGCCTACAATGTCTACGGCGAGCCGCGCGGCAGCGAGCGCGCGTGGGAGCTCGATCCGGTCCCGTTCCTGATTTCTTCCGCCGAATGGACGGCGCTCGAGAAAGCGCTCGTGCAGCGCGCAACGCTGCTCAATCGCATTCTCGCCGACTGCTACGGCTCGCAGCAGCTGCTGCGCTCGAGCTGGCTGCCGCCGGCGCTCGTCTTTGCGCAGCCCGACTTCCTGCGGCCGCTCCACGACGTGCGCGTGCCGCGCGACACGTTCCTGCACTTCTATGCCGCCGATCTCGCCCGTTCGCCCGACGGCCAGTGGTGGGTCACGTCCGACCGCACGCAGGTTCCGACGGGAGCCGGCTACGCGCTTGCCAACCGCATGGTCACGTCGCGCATCCTGCCGGAAGCATTTCGCAACTGCGCGGTGCAGCGTCTCGCCGGTTTCTTCCGCGAGGTTCAGCGCACGCTTGCCGAGCTCGCACCGCGCGGCAACGAGAATCCGCGCGTCGTGCTTCTGACTCCCGGCCCGTACAACGACACGTACTTCGAGCAGACGTGGCTCGCGCGCTATCTCGGCTACTCGCTGGTCGAAGGCCAGGACCTTACGGTGCGCGACGACCGCGTCTACCTGAAGACGCTCGGAGGCCTCGAGCCGGTCGACGTGATCCTCCGCCGCGTCGACGACGACTTCTGCGATCCGCTCGAGCTGCGCAACGAATCGGTGCTCGGCGTGCCGGGCCTGGTCGAAGCGCTGCGCGCCGGCAACGTGACGGTCGCCAACGCGCTCGGCAGCGGGCTCGTGCAGAGCCCTGCATTCATGGGATTCCTGCCCGGCCTCTGCCGTCATCTGCTCGGCGAAGAGCTGGCGCTTCCGTCGGTCGCGACGTGGTGGTGCGGACAGAAAGACGCCGGCGAATACGTGCTCGAGCATCTCGACGAAGTCGTCGTGAAGTCGACGTTCCGCTCCTCGCTTCCCGGCAGCAGGATCGGCGGAGAGATGACGCCCGACGAACGCGAGGCGCTGCGCCAGCGGATCCTGTTCCAGCCGCACCTGTTCGTCGGTCAGGAGCGCGTGCCGCTTGCGACGGCGCCGTCGTGGAACGGCACCAGCGTGCAGCCGAGGCCGGTCGCGCTTCGCGTGTATCTCGTGGCGACGCAGGACGGCTACGCGGTCATGCCCGGCGGCCTGGCCAGGGTGACGCCCGAAGTTGCCGGCCGGCTGATTTCGACGCAGATCGGAAGCTCGAGCAAGGATACGTGGGTCATCAGCGATGCTCCGGTGCAGGCCAGGAGCCTGCTGCAGGTTGCACGCGACGAAGACATCGAGCTCCGGCGCGTCGGAAACAATCTTCCGAGCAGGCTCGCGGACAACTACTACTGGCTCGGCCGCTACGGCGAGCGCAGCGACGCCACCGCGCGCCTGCTGCGCGCCGCATTGCTGCGATTCTCGCTCGAGAGCGCGCGCGACGTCGGGCCCTTGCTGTCGCTCATTCAGCCGGTGCTCGAAACGCTGACGGCGCAGGACCAGCTTCCCGGCCTCCGCGAAAACCCGCTGCTGCGCGACGATCCGGAAGGGCTCGAAGCCGAGCTTCTCGCCACGATCTTCGACGCCGAGCGCAAAGGCAGCCTGATGTCGCTCGCGGATCAGCTGCAGAAGCTCGTGATCCTCGTGCGCGACCGCTCGTCCAACGACCTGTGGCGCGTGCTGCGTACACTGGACGACGGATTGGCTCCGGCTGCTGCCGCAGCCGGTCCGATGCTGGCCGGCGATGCGGTGCGCGTGCTCAACCACGTGATCCTCGGGATCGCTGCGTTTCACGGGCTGGCGCGCGAGAACATGACGCGTGCGCAGGGCTGGCGTTTCCTCGACATCGGCGTGCGCATCGAACGGGCGATGTACCTGTCCACGTTTCTCGCGAGCGCGCTGCAGAGCCCGGAAGCCGAGAACCCGAGCGTGCTCGAGACAGTCCTCGAAGTTGCCGACTGCACCATCACATACCGCTCGCGCTACAACCTGCTGCCGAACATCGCCGCGGTCTACGATCTCGTCATGCTCGACGACACCAATCCGCGCTCGCTGTTCTTCCAGCTGAACTCGATCCTCCGGCATCTCGAGAAGCTTCCGCGTGCGCGCGAGTCGGCGCTGCCGAGCGCGGCCGACCGCATCCTGATTGCGAGCCTGTCGCGGCTGCAGCTGCTCGATCCGCGGCCGCTCGCGCGAATGGCCGGCGCGTGGCACGAGAGCGAAACCGGACAGCTCCTTCGCGACATCCTGATCGAGCTGCCGCGTTTCTCGGACCTGATCGCCGTCAGCTATTTTGCTCATTCGGAGATTTCGCACGCCGGATGGGCGTCGCGTCGCAGCGGCGCCGGAGAATCGATCGTCAGCCAGATCGCGTCGATGGCGAGAAACGAAGGCCGCACGCCGGGAACGGTGCTGTGA
- a CDS encoding transglutaminase family protein, which produces MNYRISHRTVYDYSEPVTVSHHAARLTPRITRGQTFEDFTIHIEPEPTIRKLRLDYFGNGVCFFSIQSIHQRLEVTASSIVVTSSETPVATGLSPGWESVARLFRDPVSPDVVEPFQFVFDSPLLCASPELAAYAAPSFTPGRPLLAAVSDLTQRIYREFEYDPVATTVSTPPAEVFAARHGVCQDFAHVAIACLRSMGLPARYVSGYLRTIPAPGQPKLVGADASHAWFSVFSPGLGWVDFDPTNGVMPSEDHISVAFGRDFSDVSPLSGIITGGGEHTVDVAVDVDAS; this is translated from the coding sequence GTGAACTACCGCATCAGCCATCGCACGGTCTACGACTACTCCGAGCCGGTGACGGTCTCGCATCACGCCGCGCGACTGACGCCGCGGATCACGCGCGGACAGACGTTCGAGGACTTCACGATCCACATCGAGCCGGAGCCGACGATCCGCAAGCTGCGCCTCGACTACTTCGGCAACGGCGTGTGCTTCTTCAGCATCCAGTCGATTCACCAGCGCCTCGAAGTCACCGCCAGCAGTATCGTCGTCACGTCGTCGGAGACACCGGTCGCAACCGGCCTGTCTCCGGGATGGGAGAGCGTTGCGCGACTGTTTCGCGATCCGGTTTCGCCGGACGTCGTCGAGCCGTTTCAGTTCGTGTTCGACTCGCCGCTGCTTTGCGCATCGCCGGAGCTCGCGGCTTACGCGGCGCCGTCGTTCACGCCCGGGCGGCCGCTGCTCGCCGCCGTCTCCGATCTCACGCAGCGGATCTACAGGGAGTTCGAGTACGATCCGGTCGCGACGACGGTCTCCACGCCGCCCGCCGAAGTCTTCGCCGCGCGCCACGGCGTCTGTCAGGACTTCGCGCACGTGGCGATCGCGTGCCTGCGTTCGATGGGGCTGCCGGCTCGGTACGTGAGTGGCTACCTTCGTACGATTCCCGCACCGGGCCAGCCGAAGCTCGTCGGTGCCGACGCGTCGCATGCGTGGTTTTCGGTGTTCAGTCCCGGTCTCGGCTGGGTCGATTTCGATCCGACCAACGGCGTGATGCCATCAGAAGACCACATCAGCGTGGCGTTCGGCCGCGATTTCAGCGACGTGAGCCCGCTCAGCGGCATCATCACCGGCGGCGGCGAGCACACCGTCGACGTTGCGGTCGACGTCGACGCGAGCTGA